In Raphanus sativus cultivar WK10039 chromosome 5, ASM80110v3, whole genome shotgun sequence, the following proteins share a genomic window:
- the LOC108833074 gene encoding uncharacterized protein LOC108833074 isoform X1, whose protein sequence is MFREAGLRSLGEEHVGSRWTIGNRKFDAKSAANGNGVKAGHGFGLRTAPPRGNHNKNNGGSSSDMDIASDSDEDDTHERHHSPLPSPQDYKTHVRFPHLAAQAHNGGGLGRNGAKAFGFGGDDLSDSATSNQEAEACGVRSNTISSHNECETRRNVEAGTTGRTQNGTITSTTSLLPRFPTFHASEQGPWSAMIAYEACMRLCLHSSSVDRVSEASYFLNNECKTMRNAFSLEKFFLQSEEELLGKGPCELVTEASAPKTKKTIGKIRVQARKIKMGLDPPPGCNIASLTIPKEKLVVVRRNITELNLTLSSGWKAAKKVHVTPHVPLNGSFSRQSLAYVQAAARYLKQVSKAVKNEMAASHTGPQTYETVQETYSCSLRLKSSAEEDQIKTQPGSGEAFIFLPDSLGDDLITEVRDSKGQLLGRAVAQLAAIVDDPVRFSLFLFLSFSASCFQKKKILSVLFFFWLNQNEKVRWWPIYHEPEHEYIGKIQLHLSYSSSLDEKTKCGLVAETSAYDIILEVAMKAERFQRRNLVFKGPWHWMITRFASYYGISDAYTRLRYLSYVMDVASPTKDCLDLIYDFLFPIIMKSNHKSVLSHQENRLLGEIDEQIQQILASAFENYKSLDELSFSGMKDVFESATGTPAPAIESSVKLYALLNDVLTPEAQLKLCRYFQAASKKRSRRHLLETNDLLNNRSEGAAPVDPMALTASYQKMKSLILSFKNEISTDIAIHNCNVLPSFIDLPNLSASIYSVDLCNRLREFLLVWPPPGPSTPVVDLVITTADFQRDISSWNINPIKGGVNAKELFYSYITSWIEEKRRVLYELCKLETVKPCGEISGLTSPFVDEMYHRLNGTLDEYDIIIRRWPEYAISLEKVVADAEKAIVEAMEKQFAEIISPLKESKIFGLKIVQKFTKGAPNPYAVPKELGVLLNSMKRVLDILRPSIENRFKSWNSYIPEGENRILGERLSEVTVLLRAKFRSYMQALVEKLAENTRIQSHMKLKSIIHDLRETTAEPDVRNRMMALKDVLDKTIDHLHNVFLPDVFVSVCRGIWDRLGQDVLRLLEDRKDNVTWHKGPRIAVSVLDEIFATQMQSLLGNALKPEHLEPPRSMMELRSMLCKDSTDYREGGYNY, encoded by the exons ATGTTCAGGGAAGCAGGACTGAGAAGCTTAGGAGAG GAGCATGTTGGTTCGAGGTGGACGATTGGTAACCGTAAATTTGATGCTAAGTCTGCTGCCAATGGTAATGGCGTGAAAGCTGGACATGGTTTTGGACTCAGGACTGCTCCTCCTAGAGGTAATCATAATAAAAACAACGGTGGCTCAAGTTCAGATATGGACATTGCTTCTGATTCCGATGAAGATGATACGCACGAGAGACACCACTCGCCTCTACCATCTCCTCAAGACTATAAAACTCATGTTCGCTTCCCTCACCTGGCAGCTCAAGCTCATAATGGTGGAGGACTTGGGCGTAACGGTGCAAAGGCTTTTGGTTTTGGTGGAGATGACTTGTCAGACTCAGCTACCAGCAACCAA GAAGCTGAGGCTTGTGGTGTGAGGAGCAATACTATATCTTCGCATAACGAATGTGAAACAAGAAGAAATGTTGAGGCTGGAACTACAGGAAGGACCCAGAACGGGACTATCACTTCAACGACTTCATTGCTTCCTCGTTTCCCAACCTTTCACGCAAG TGAGCAAGGTCCATGGTCTGCGATGATCGCATATGAAGCCTGTATGCGCCTATGTCTCCATTCATCGTCTGTGGATAGAGTCAGCGAAGCTTCCTATTTCCTGAATAATGAATGCAAGACAATGCGAAATGCATTCAGTTTGGAGAAGTTTTTCCTTCAGTCTGAAGAAGAGTTACTTGGGAAGGGACCTTGTGAGTTGGTCACCGAGGCATCTGCTCCAAAAACTAAGAAGACCATCGGAAAAATTAGAGTCCAAG CTCGTAAAATTAAAATGGGATTAGATCCACCACCTGGCTGTAACATTGCATCACTGACGATCCCGAAGGAAAAGCTCGTAGTTGTTCGTCGCAATATCACAGAATTGAATTTGACTCTATCTTCTGGATGGAAAGCAGCGAAGAAAGTTCATGTCACTCCTCATGTTCCTCTTAATGGTTCATTTTCACGTCAAAGTCTGGCTTACGTGCAGGCAGCTGCTCGCTACCTTAAACAGGTCTCAAAAGCTGTTAAAAACGAAATGGCTGCGTCTCACACTGGACCACAAACTTATGAAACAGTACAAG AAACATATTCATGTTCATTGAGGTTAAAGAGCTCTGCTGAAGAGGATCAAATTAAGACGCAGCCTGGATCCGGCGAGGCGTTTATTTT CTTGCCAGACAGTCTTGGTGATGATTTGATCACTGAAGTTCGAGATTCGAAAGGGCAACTTCTTGGTCGTGCTGTAGCTCAGCTAGCAGCTATAGTTGATGATCCGGTAAgattctctctctttctatttcTATCTTTCTCAgcttcatgttttcaaaaaaaaaagattttaagtgtgttgtttttcttttggctGAACCAGAATGAGAAGGTGCGGTGGTGGCCAATATATCATGAACCAGAGCATGAATATATTGGGAAAATCCAACTTCATTTGAGTTATTCAAGCAGTCTAGATGAAAAAACTAAGTGTGGATTGGTGGCGGAAACTTCAGCATATGATATTATCCTAGAGGTGGCTATGAAAGCAGAACGATTTCAGCGAAGAAATCTAGTGTTCAAGGGGCCATGGCACTGGATGATTACTCGATTCGCTTCATATTATGGGATTTCAGACGCATACACAAGATTAAG ATATCTTTCTTATGTCATGGATGTTGCTTCCCCTACCAAGGACTGTCTTGATCTGATATATGATTTTCTATTCCCTATAATAATGAAAAGCAACCACAAGTCTGTATTGAGTCATCAAGAG AACCGATTACTTGGGGAAATTGACGAACAAATTCAGCAGATCCTTGCTTCAGCATTTGAGAATTATAAATCACTTGACGAACTGTCTTTCTCCGGGATGAAAGATGTATTTGAGTCTGCTACAGGAACTCCAGCACCGGCGATAGAATCATCTGTCAAGCTTTATGCTCTTCTCAACGACGTATTAACCCCTGAGGCACAGCTGAAACTTTGCAGATACTTTCAG GCTGCTTCAAAGAAGAGGTCGAGGAGACATTTATTGGAAACAAACGATTTACTTAACAACCGTAGCGAAGGTGCTGCACCAGTTGATCCGATGGCACTTACAGCTTCTTATCAAAAGATGAAGTCTCTAATATTGAGCTTTAAGAATGAGATATCCACTGACATAGCGATCCATAACTGCAATGTGCTCCCAAG CTTTATAGACCTTCCAAATCTTTCAGCTTCAATATATAGCGTGGATCTCTGCAATAGGCTCCGGGAGTTTCTTCTCGTATGGCCTCCTCCTGGACCATCAACTCCTGTTGTTGACCTTGTTATCACAACTGCTGACTTTCAGAGAGATATCTCTAGCTGGAACATAAA TCCTATTAAAGGTGGTGTTAACGCCAAAGAGCTATTTTATTCGTATATCACAAGTTGGATTGAAGAGAAAAGACGCGTTTTATACGAACTCTGCAAGCTAGAGACG GTAAAACCATGTGGCGAGATCTCGGGATTGACTTCTCCTTTTGTTGACGAGATGTATCACAGACTCAATGGGACACTAGACGAATATGATATTATCATAAGGCGTTGGCCAGAATATGCAATATCCTTGGAGAAA GTTGTAGCAGATGCAGAGAAGGCAATAGTTGAAGCGATGGAGAAACAATTTGCTGAGATTATATCTCCGTTAAAGGAAAGTAAGATCTTTGGGCTGAAAATTGTCCAGAAGTTCACCAAAGGCGCCCCTAACCCTTACGCTGTTCCAAAAGAG CTTGGAGTTCTTTTGAACTCGATGAAAAGAGTGCTTGACATTTTACGACCGAGTATAGAGAACCGGTTTAAATCTTGGAACTCCTATATCCCTGAGGGAGAAAACAGAATCTTGGGAGAGCGGTTAAGTGAAGTTACAGTGTTGCTAAGAGCCAAGTTCAGAAGTTATATGCAAGCGCTAGTGGAGAAACTCGCTGAGAAT ACGAGGATACAAAGTCACATGAAGCTGAAGAGTATCATCCACGACTTGAGGGAAACCACAGCAGAACCGGATGTTAGAAACCGAATGATGGCATTGAAGGATGTGCTAGACAAAACCATCGATCACCTGCACAACGTTTTCTTGCCCGATGTGTTTGTATCTGTCTGCAGAGGAATCTGGGACCGGTTGGGACAG GATGTGCTTCGTCTTTTGGAAGATAGGAAAGATAATGTGACTTGGCACAAAGGCCCGAGAATCGCAGTTTCT GTTTTGGATGAGATCTTTGCGACGCAGATGCAGAGTCTGTTAGGGAACGCACTCAAGCCCGAGCACTTGGAGCCGCCGAGATCAATGATGGAACTGAGGTCTATGCTATGTAAAGATTCTACAGACTACAGAGAAGGAGGATACAACTACTAG
- the LOC108833074 gene encoding uncharacterized protein LOC108833074 isoform X2 codes for MFREAGLRSLGEEHVGSRWTIGNRKFDAKSAANGNGVKAGHGFGLRTAPPRGNHNKNNGGSSSDMDIASDSDEDDTHERHHSPLPSPQDYKTHVRFPHLAAQAHNGGGLGRNGAKAFGFGGDDLSDSATSNQEAEACGVRSNTISSHNECETRRNVEAGTTGRTQNGTITSTTSLLPRFPTFHASEQGPWSAMIAYEACMRLCLHSSSVDRVSEASYFLNNECKTMRNAFSLEKFFLQSEEELLGKGPCELVTEASAPKTKKTIGKIRVQARKIKMGLDPPPGCNIASLTIPKEKLVVVRRNITELNLTLSSGWKAAKKVHVTPHVPLNGSFSRQSLAYVQAAARYLKQVSKAVKNEMAASHTGPQTYETVQETYSCSLRLKSSAEEDQIKTQPGSGEAFIFLPDSLGDDLITEVRDSKGQLLGRAVAQLAAIVDDPNEKVRWWPIYHEPEHEYIGKIQLHLSYSSSLDEKTKCGLVAETSAYDIILEVAMKAERFQRRNLVFKGPWHWMITRFASYYGISDAYTRLRYLSYVMDVASPTKDCLDLIYDFLFPIIMKSNHKSVLSHQENRLLGEIDEQIQQILASAFENYKSLDELSFSGMKDVFESATGTPAPAIESSVKLYALLNDVLTPEAQLKLCRYFQAASKKRSRRHLLETNDLLNNRSEGAAPVDPMALTASYQKMKSLILSFKNEISTDIAIHNCNVLPSFIDLPNLSASIYSVDLCNRLREFLLVWPPPGPSTPVVDLVITTADFQRDISSWNINPIKGGVNAKELFYSYITSWIEEKRRVLYELCKLETVKPCGEISGLTSPFVDEMYHRLNGTLDEYDIIIRRWPEYAISLEKVVADAEKAIVEAMEKQFAEIISPLKESKIFGLKIVQKFTKGAPNPYAVPKELGVLLNSMKRVLDILRPSIENRFKSWNSYIPEGENRILGERLSEVTVLLRAKFRSYMQALVEKLAENTRIQSHMKLKSIIHDLRETTAEPDVRNRMMALKDVLDKTIDHLHNVFLPDVFVSVCRGIWDRLGQDVLRLLEDRKDNVTWHKGPRIAVSVLDEIFATQMQSLLGNALKPEHLEPPRSMMELRSMLCKDSTDYREGGYNY; via the exons ATGTTCAGGGAAGCAGGACTGAGAAGCTTAGGAGAG GAGCATGTTGGTTCGAGGTGGACGATTGGTAACCGTAAATTTGATGCTAAGTCTGCTGCCAATGGTAATGGCGTGAAAGCTGGACATGGTTTTGGACTCAGGACTGCTCCTCCTAGAGGTAATCATAATAAAAACAACGGTGGCTCAAGTTCAGATATGGACATTGCTTCTGATTCCGATGAAGATGATACGCACGAGAGACACCACTCGCCTCTACCATCTCCTCAAGACTATAAAACTCATGTTCGCTTCCCTCACCTGGCAGCTCAAGCTCATAATGGTGGAGGACTTGGGCGTAACGGTGCAAAGGCTTTTGGTTTTGGTGGAGATGACTTGTCAGACTCAGCTACCAGCAACCAA GAAGCTGAGGCTTGTGGTGTGAGGAGCAATACTATATCTTCGCATAACGAATGTGAAACAAGAAGAAATGTTGAGGCTGGAACTACAGGAAGGACCCAGAACGGGACTATCACTTCAACGACTTCATTGCTTCCTCGTTTCCCAACCTTTCACGCAAG TGAGCAAGGTCCATGGTCTGCGATGATCGCATATGAAGCCTGTATGCGCCTATGTCTCCATTCATCGTCTGTGGATAGAGTCAGCGAAGCTTCCTATTTCCTGAATAATGAATGCAAGACAATGCGAAATGCATTCAGTTTGGAGAAGTTTTTCCTTCAGTCTGAAGAAGAGTTACTTGGGAAGGGACCTTGTGAGTTGGTCACCGAGGCATCTGCTCCAAAAACTAAGAAGACCATCGGAAAAATTAGAGTCCAAG CTCGTAAAATTAAAATGGGATTAGATCCACCACCTGGCTGTAACATTGCATCACTGACGATCCCGAAGGAAAAGCTCGTAGTTGTTCGTCGCAATATCACAGAATTGAATTTGACTCTATCTTCTGGATGGAAAGCAGCGAAGAAAGTTCATGTCACTCCTCATGTTCCTCTTAATGGTTCATTTTCACGTCAAAGTCTGGCTTACGTGCAGGCAGCTGCTCGCTACCTTAAACAGGTCTCAAAAGCTGTTAAAAACGAAATGGCTGCGTCTCACACTGGACCACAAACTTATGAAACAGTACAAG AAACATATTCATGTTCATTGAGGTTAAAGAGCTCTGCTGAAGAGGATCAAATTAAGACGCAGCCTGGATCCGGCGAGGCGTTTATTTT CTTGCCAGACAGTCTTGGTGATGATTTGATCACTGAAGTTCGAGATTCGAAAGGGCAACTTCTTGGTCGTGCTGTAGCTCAGCTAGCAGCTATAGTTGATGATCCG AATGAGAAGGTGCGGTGGTGGCCAATATATCATGAACCAGAGCATGAATATATTGGGAAAATCCAACTTCATTTGAGTTATTCAAGCAGTCTAGATGAAAAAACTAAGTGTGGATTGGTGGCGGAAACTTCAGCATATGATATTATCCTAGAGGTGGCTATGAAAGCAGAACGATTTCAGCGAAGAAATCTAGTGTTCAAGGGGCCATGGCACTGGATGATTACTCGATTCGCTTCATATTATGGGATTTCAGACGCATACACAAGATTAAG ATATCTTTCTTATGTCATGGATGTTGCTTCCCCTACCAAGGACTGTCTTGATCTGATATATGATTTTCTATTCCCTATAATAATGAAAAGCAACCACAAGTCTGTATTGAGTCATCAAGAG AACCGATTACTTGGGGAAATTGACGAACAAATTCAGCAGATCCTTGCTTCAGCATTTGAGAATTATAAATCACTTGACGAACTGTCTTTCTCCGGGATGAAAGATGTATTTGAGTCTGCTACAGGAACTCCAGCACCGGCGATAGAATCATCTGTCAAGCTTTATGCTCTTCTCAACGACGTATTAACCCCTGAGGCACAGCTGAAACTTTGCAGATACTTTCAG GCTGCTTCAAAGAAGAGGTCGAGGAGACATTTATTGGAAACAAACGATTTACTTAACAACCGTAGCGAAGGTGCTGCACCAGTTGATCCGATGGCACTTACAGCTTCTTATCAAAAGATGAAGTCTCTAATATTGAGCTTTAAGAATGAGATATCCACTGACATAGCGATCCATAACTGCAATGTGCTCCCAAG CTTTATAGACCTTCCAAATCTTTCAGCTTCAATATATAGCGTGGATCTCTGCAATAGGCTCCGGGAGTTTCTTCTCGTATGGCCTCCTCCTGGACCATCAACTCCTGTTGTTGACCTTGTTATCACAACTGCTGACTTTCAGAGAGATATCTCTAGCTGGAACATAAA TCCTATTAAAGGTGGTGTTAACGCCAAAGAGCTATTTTATTCGTATATCACAAGTTGGATTGAAGAGAAAAGACGCGTTTTATACGAACTCTGCAAGCTAGAGACG GTAAAACCATGTGGCGAGATCTCGGGATTGACTTCTCCTTTTGTTGACGAGATGTATCACAGACTCAATGGGACACTAGACGAATATGATATTATCATAAGGCGTTGGCCAGAATATGCAATATCCTTGGAGAAA GTTGTAGCAGATGCAGAGAAGGCAATAGTTGAAGCGATGGAGAAACAATTTGCTGAGATTATATCTCCGTTAAAGGAAAGTAAGATCTTTGGGCTGAAAATTGTCCAGAAGTTCACCAAAGGCGCCCCTAACCCTTACGCTGTTCCAAAAGAG CTTGGAGTTCTTTTGAACTCGATGAAAAGAGTGCTTGACATTTTACGACCGAGTATAGAGAACCGGTTTAAATCTTGGAACTCCTATATCCCTGAGGGAGAAAACAGAATCTTGGGAGAGCGGTTAAGTGAAGTTACAGTGTTGCTAAGAGCCAAGTTCAGAAGTTATATGCAAGCGCTAGTGGAGAAACTCGCTGAGAAT ACGAGGATACAAAGTCACATGAAGCTGAAGAGTATCATCCACGACTTGAGGGAAACCACAGCAGAACCGGATGTTAGAAACCGAATGATGGCATTGAAGGATGTGCTAGACAAAACCATCGATCACCTGCACAACGTTTTCTTGCCCGATGTGTTTGTATCTGTCTGCAGAGGAATCTGGGACCGGTTGGGACAG GATGTGCTTCGTCTTTTGGAAGATAGGAAAGATAATGTGACTTGGCACAAAGGCCCGAGAATCGCAGTTTCT GTTTTGGATGAGATCTTTGCGACGCAGATGCAGAGTCTGTTAGGGAACGCACTCAAGCCCGAGCACTTGGAGCCGCCGAGATCAATGATGGAACTGAGGTCTATGCTATGTAAAGATTCTACAGACTACAGAGAAGGAGGATACAACTACTAG
- the LOC108833074 gene encoding uncharacterized protein LOC108833074 isoform X3, whose product MFREAGLRSLGEEHVGSRWTIGNRKFDAKSAANGNGVKAGHGFGLRTAPPRAQAHNGGGLGRNGAKAFGFGGDDLSDSATSNQEAEACGVRSNTISSHNECETRRNVEAGTTGRTQNGTITSTTSLLPRFPTFHASEQGPWSAMIAYEACMRLCLHSSSVDRVSEASYFLNNECKTMRNAFSLEKFFLQSEEELLGKGPCELVTEASAPKTKKTIGKIRVQARKIKMGLDPPPGCNIASLTIPKEKLVVVRRNITELNLTLSSGWKAAKKVHVTPHVPLNGSFSRQSLAYVQAAARYLKQVSKAVKNEMAASHTGPQTYETVQETYSCSLRLKSSAEEDQIKTQPGSGEAFIFLPDSLGDDLITEVRDSKGQLLGRAVAQLAAIVDDPNEKVRWWPIYHEPEHEYIGKIQLHLSYSSSLDEKTKCGLVAETSAYDIILEVAMKAERFQRRNLVFKGPWHWMITRFASYYGISDAYTRLRYLSYVMDVASPTKDCLDLIYDFLFPIIMKSNHKSVLSHQENRLLGEIDEQIQQILASAFENYKSLDELSFSGMKDVFESATGTPAPAIESSVKLYALLNDVLTPEAQLKLCRYFQAASKKRSRRHLLETNDLLNNRSEGAAPVDPMALTASYQKMKSLILSFKNEISTDIAIHNCNVLPSFIDLPNLSASIYSVDLCNRLREFLLVWPPPGPSTPVVDLVITTADFQRDISSWNINPIKGGVNAKELFYSYITSWIEEKRRVLYELCKLETVKPCGEISGLTSPFVDEMYHRLNGTLDEYDIIIRRWPEYAISLEKVVADAEKAIVEAMEKQFAEIISPLKESKIFGLKIVQKFTKGAPNPYAVPKELGVLLNSMKRVLDILRPSIENRFKSWNSYIPEGENRILGERLSEVTVLLRAKFRSYMQALVEKLAENTRIQSHMKLKSIIHDLRETTAEPDVRNRMMALKDVLDKTIDHLHNVFLPDVFVSVCRGIWDRLGQDVLRLLEDRKDNVTWHKGPRIAVSVLDEIFATQMQSLLGNALKPEHLEPPRSMMELRSMLCKDSTDYREGGYNY is encoded by the exons ATGTTCAGGGAAGCAGGACTGAGAAGCTTAGGAGAG GAGCATGTTGGTTCGAGGTGGACGATTGGTAACCGTAAATTTGATGCTAAGTCTGCTGCCAATGGTAATGGCGTGAAAGCTGGACATGGTTTTGGACTCAGGACTGCTCCTCCTAGAG CTCAAGCTCATAATGGTGGAGGACTTGGGCGTAACGGTGCAAAGGCTTTTGGTTTTGGTGGAGATGACTTGTCAGACTCAGCTACCAGCAACCAA GAAGCTGAGGCTTGTGGTGTGAGGAGCAATACTATATCTTCGCATAACGAATGTGAAACAAGAAGAAATGTTGAGGCTGGAACTACAGGAAGGACCCAGAACGGGACTATCACTTCAACGACTTCATTGCTTCCTCGTTTCCCAACCTTTCACGCAAG TGAGCAAGGTCCATGGTCTGCGATGATCGCATATGAAGCCTGTATGCGCCTATGTCTCCATTCATCGTCTGTGGATAGAGTCAGCGAAGCTTCCTATTTCCTGAATAATGAATGCAAGACAATGCGAAATGCATTCAGTTTGGAGAAGTTTTTCCTTCAGTCTGAAGAAGAGTTACTTGGGAAGGGACCTTGTGAGTTGGTCACCGAGGCATCTGCTCCAAAAACTAAGAAGACCATCGGAAAAATTAGAGTCCAAG CTCGTAAAATTAAAATGGGATTAGATCCACCACCTGGCTGTAACATTGCATCACTGACGATCCCGAAGGAAAAGCTCGTAGTTGTTCGTCGCAATATCACAGAATTGAATTTGACTCTATCTTCTGGATGGAAAGCAGCGAAGAAAGTTCATGTCACTCCTCATGTTCCTCTTAATGGTTCATTTTCACGTCAAAGTCTGGCTTACGTGCAGGCAGCTGCTCGCTACCTTAAACAGGTCTCAAAAGCTGTTAAAAACGAAATGGCTGCGTCTCACACTGGACCACAAACTTATGAAACAGTACAAG AAACATATTCATGTTCATTGAGGTTAAAGAGCTCTGCTGAAGAGGATCAAATTAAGACGCAGCCTGGATCCGGCGAGGCGTTTATTTT CTTGCCAGACAGTCTTGGTGATGATTTGATCACTGAAGTTCGAGATTCGAAAGGGCAACTTCTTGGTCGTGCTGTAGCTCAGCTAGCAGCTATAGTTGATGATCCG AATGAGAAGGTGCGGTGGTGGCCAATATATCATGAACCAGAGCATGAATATATTGGGAAAATCCAACTTCATTTGAGTTATTCAAGCAGTCTAGATGAAAAAACTAAGTGTGGATTGGTGGCGGAAACTTCAGCATATGATATTATCCTAGAGGTGGCTATGAAAGCAGAACGATTTCAGCGAAGAAATCTAGTGTTCAAGGGGCCATGGCACTGGATGATTACTCGATTCGCTTCATATTATGGGATTTCAGACGCATACACAAGATTAAG ATATCTTTCTTATGTCATGGATGTTGCTTCCCCTACCAAGGACTGTCTTGATCTGATATATGATTTTCTATTCCCTATAATAATGAAAAGCAACCACAAGTCTGTATTGAGTCATCAAGAG AACCGATTACTTGGGGAAATTGACGAACAAATTCAGCAGATCCTTGCTTCAGCATTTGAGAATTATAAATCACTTGACGAACTGTCTTTCTCCGGGATGAAAGATGTATTTGAGTCTGCTACAGGAACTCCAGCACCGGCGATAGAATCATCTGTCAAGCTTTATGCTCTTCTCAACGACGTATTAACCCCTGAGGCACAGCTGAAACTTTGCAGATACTTTCAG GCTGCTTCAAAGAAGAGGTCGAGGAGACATTTATTGGAAACAAACGATTTACTTAACAACCGTAGCGAAGGTGCTGCACCAGTTGATCCGATGGCACTTACAGCTTCTTATCAAAAGATGAAGTCTCTAATATTGAGCTTTAAGAATGAGATATCCACTGACATAGCGATCCATAACTGCAATGTGCTCCCAAG CTTTATAGACCTTCCAAATCTTTCAGCTTCAATATATAGCGTGGATCTCTGCAATAGGCTCCGGGAGTTTCTTCTCGTATGGCCTCCTCCTGGACCATCAACTCCTGTTGTTGACCTTGTTATCACAACTGCTGACTTTCAGAGAGATATCTCTAGCTGGAACATAAA TCCTATTAAAGGTGGTGTTAACGCCAAAGAGCTATTTTATTCGTATATCACAAGTTGGATTGAAGAGAAAAGACGCGTTTTATACGAACTCTGCAAGCTAGAGACG GTAAAACCATGTGGCGAGATCTCGGGATTGACTTCTCCTTTTGTTGACGAGATGTATCACAGACTCAATGGGACACTAGACGAATATGATATTATCATAAGGCGTTGGCCAGAATATGCAATATCCTTGGAGAAA GTTGTAGCAGATGCAGAGAAGGCAATAGTTGAAGCGATGGAGAAACAATTTGCTGAGATTATATCTCCGTTAAAGGAAAGTAAGATCTTTGGGCTGAAAATTGTCCAGAAGTTCACCAAAGGCGCCCCTAACCCTTACGCTGTTCCAAAAGAG CTTGGAGTTCTTTTGAACTCGATGAAAAGAGTGCTTGACATTTTACGACCGAGTATAGAGAACCGGTTTAAATCTTGGAACTCCTATATCCCTGAGGGAGAAAACAGAATCTTGGGAGAGCGGTTAAGTGAAGTTACAGTGTTGCTAAGAGCCAAGTTCAGAAGTTATATGCAAGCGCTAGTGGAGAAACTCGCTGAGAAT ACGAGGATACAAAGTCACATGAAGCTGAAGAGTATCATCCACGACTTGAGGGAAACCACAGCAGAACCGGATGTTAGAAACCGAATGATGGCATTGAAGGATGTGCTAGACAAAACCATCGATCACCTGCACAACGTTTTCTTGCCCGATGTGTTTGTATCTGTCTGCAGAGGAATCTGGGACCGGTTGGGACAG GATGTGCTTCGTCTTTTGGAAGATAGGAAAGATAATGTGACTTGGCACAAAGGCCCGAGAATCGCAGTTTCT GTTTTGGATGAGATCTTTGCGACGCAGATGCAGAGTCTGTTAGGGAACGCACTCAAGCCCGAGCACTTGGAGCCGCCGAGATCAATGATGGAACTGAGGTCTATGCTATGTAAAGATTCTACAGACTACAGAGAAGGAGGATACAACTACTAG